A genome region from Solanum pennellii chromosome 12, SPENNV200 includes the following:
- the LOC107006195 gene encoding uncharacterized protein LOC107006195, giving the protein MTTHRSHQWMQWLHQVEWWYNTNYHTGLVCSPFGARYGYSPPQLSMGPLLDSVVPAAEDLVMKRQQMQQIIKDNLCKAQERMKHCDGLHRSEREFRVGDLTYLKLQPYRQSSISLRKNLKLSSKYYGPYKILA; this is encoded by the coding sequence ATGACTACCCACAGATCTCATCAGTGGATGCAATGGCTTCACCAAGTTGAGTGGTGGTATAACACCAACTATCACACTGGCCTTGTATGTAGTCCCTTCGGAGCTCGATATGGTTATTCTCCCCCTCAACTGTCTATGGGACCACTGTTGGATAGTGTTGTGCCTGCTGCTGAAGATTTGGTTATGAAGAGGCAACAAATGCAACAAATTATTAAGGATAACTTATGCAAGGCTCAAGAAAGGATGAAGCATTGTGATGGTTTGCATAGATCAGAAAGGGAGTTTCGAGTTGGTGATCTGACATATCTCAAACTCCAACCATACAGGCAGTCCTCTAtttctttgagaaaaaatttgaagcTCAGCTCCAAATACTATGGTCCATACAAGATTTTGGCTTAG